From Mobula birostris isolate sMobBir1 chromosome 22, sMobBir1.hap1, whole genome shotgun sequence, the proteins below share one genomic window:
- the LOC140186438 gene encoding ciliary microtubule inner protein 2A-like, which yields MTTAKHHLFTPEPHYIPGLSPVVPRFRVSWLLLPWRRLLFMRSSSVQPVAMLPSAGYGGYTQTLPFRVGKTYGKTTHDVLKDRRKSKAGQSILSPMTEPPDECLPEYEEYGMPDVSDQIHPQKLIPGYTGYIPQRLFNFGENYYRETLKSGLELQKRQMEYVQKLKEPVLFTYVDGRRKLVTANEHRPLKPVAANVDPVTWAHLYKNKHLFATQPPELQRRAISGYTGFIPSMSNELAHSYREQVKNAMDRFQRKQYFARNKLRGYREDDPQPNSIIYINKPMIPNYGGHVPDI from the exons ATGACAACAGCAAAACACCATCTCTTCACTCCAGAACCTCATTATATACCTGG GCTCAGCCCTGTTGTCCCCAGGTTCCGGGTCTCCTGGCTGCTCCTCCCCTGGCGCCGGCTGCTGTTCATGAGGTCGAGCAGCGTGCAGCCGGTCGCAATGCTCCCATCTGCCGG ATATGGAGGTTACACCCAGACACTCCCATTCCGGGTTGGGAAGACTTATGGAAAGACTACTCATGATGTCTTGAAGGATCGGAGAAAGTCGAAAGCTGGCCAATCAATCCTGTCACCAATGACTGAACCTCCAGATGAGTGTCTTCCGGAATATGAGGAATACGGTATGCCTGATGTGTCGGACCAGATCCATCCACAGAAGCTCATTCCGGGTTACACTG GCTACATTCCACAAAGGTTATTCAACTTTGGTGAGAACTACTACAGGGAGACCCTCAAGTCAGGACTGGAATTACAGAAACGCCAGATGGAATACGTGCAGAAACTGAAAGAGCCTGTGCTCTTTACTTATGTGGATGGGAGGAGAAAG CTGGTCACGGCCAATGAGCACAGGCCTCTGAAACCTGTAGCTGCAAACGTGGATCCAGTAACCTGGGCTCATCTATACAAGAACAAGCACCTTTTTGCTACCCAGCCTCCTGAACTCCAGAGGAGAGCAATCTCAG GTTACACCGGATTTATCCCATCTATGTCCAATGAACTTGCACATTCTTACCGAGAACAGGTGAAGAACGCCATGGATCGGTTTCAGCGCAAGCAG TACTTTGCAAGGAACAAGCTCAGAGGTTACCGTGAAGATGATCCTCAACCTAATAGTATAATTTACATTAACAAACCAATGATTCCCAACTATGGAGGTCATGTGCCAG ATATCTAA